GCGGGGCTGTTGCAATCGAAGATGGCGTAACTGATGATGGTTTTTTCCCGGCTCTCTCCTACCAGTTTCAGGTTACGTTTGTCCGCAGGAATGATCAGTTTTTCCTGGTCATAAAGACCGTTCTTAATGTAGATCACCGTTTGCTCCGCACTATTGGAAGGGCTTGCATCAATAGCCGACTGAACGGTAGTGTACTGCCCGGAGCCATCCTGCGCCACGACAATTTTCTGCTTCGCAGCGAAAACAGACAGGGAAGCGATCAGCAACACGGCCACAAACAAGAGTTTAGAAAAAGAAGCCACTGCGGGCTTTACAGGCAGGAACATACAATCGAATTAAAGGATGATTCAATAACATATCCTGCGGCAAACTTTCTACAGAGACAGCCACATGGGGATATGGGCCGTGGCGACATCCGTTTCCGGCATGCCGTTGGTTAAAAAAGGAATACGCAGGAAGACCTGCATCACCTCCGGCCAGGAGAAAAAATCAGTAAGTTTGACAACATGACCCGGAAGATTATCAGGTTCGCATGGCGGACGGCATTGGTGTTAGTGATTCTTTTTATTGTGTTGTTGCTGGTGCTGGACCGTTTTATCCAGTTCAGGATGGATAATGAAGAGATCACCGATTGGTTTGGCAAAAAAGGTGTACCCGTTGAAATCAACTATTACGAAACACATGGCCGTAAGCTGCGTTATATTGCTACCGGCAAGGATACCAGCGCCACCATTCTCTTTATTCATGGGGCGCCCAGCTCTTCTACCTACTACAGAGATTACCTGACGGATAGCCTGTTACTTAACCGGGCACATCTTATCGCGGTAGACCGCCCGGGTTATGGTTATTCGGGGTTGGCCAATCCCATTACTTCGGTAGAGGAGCAGGCGAGAATTATCCGCCCATTGCTGGATAGTTTGCAGCGTGTTCATCACCCGGTAGTTGTGGTAGGCGCTTCTTACGGCACCACCATCGCCTGCCGGATTGCCATGGATTATCCCGAGGTGGTAGACGGATTGGTATTGGTGGCTCCCGCCCTCGCAC
The Filimonas effusa genome window above contains:
- a CDS encoding alpha/beta fold hydrolase translates to MTRKIIRFAWRTALVLVILFIVLLLVLDRFIQFRMDNEEITDWFGKKGVPVEINYYETHGRKLRYIATGKDTSATILFIHGAPSSSTYYRDYLTDSLLLNRAHLIAVDRPGYGYSGLANPITSVEEQARIIRPLLDSLQRVHHPVVVVGASYGTTIACRIAMDYPEVVDGLVLVAPALAPRQEKTYWFSPMIESPLVHWIIPRMLQTANAEKLAHPKELEAMLPLWPRIKVPVHYLQGANDELVYTSNAPFAREKMVNVPFLSIDLIPGRGHLIAFNERERIRNSILQMLSRARQY